The DNA sequence TACGAGGCCAGGCAGCCGCTGTCCAGCCGGATTTTCTAGGGCGCGCTCTGAACTGATGGCCCGAAACTGCGTCGGCTCAGCGGCATCCTTCGGTCCCGCTGTTCGTCACCCACGCGACGTCAAGCGCTAAGGGTATGAAGAAGGCGCAATCGACACCACCGACTCATCGCCCCTTATCAGCTACCGCCTCACGACCGCTTCCCCTAGCGTCACGACGCGCCCTCCTGGTTGAAAGCCCTATTCGGAGTCATAGAGACATTCATCGTGGATAACGACTGATATCCATAGCGCGGTTGACTTGTCCCCCACGACCCGATCGAGTCGATGCGACAATATGCGGGAATCGAATATGCAGGTTTACCGGTATTAGTCTGCTTATTGCATCCGGTGAATTTGGCATCCTCGCACGGTCAGGACAACAAACATTCCCCAGCCGAGCGAGCGTCCAACAAGAACGAGCTGCAAGACGCTCCCCTGGGGCGGGGAGCAGGCCGCCGCCCCTAGTTAAGGGTGCCGCAGTTCTCCGTAGCGGGTAGGTGTCAGATCCTCGCTGTGGCTGACGTGGAGCCGACCGGGGCGGGTCCGTTGTTCGTAGGCGGTGATGACCAAGCCAATTCCCCCGGCGGCAGGCACCAGTACGCCTTGCACATGCAGGAACCATGCGGCATGGCCCACCGCTTGGCACGCCGACCAGTCGTCGCCATAGATGTCGTCGTCCTCGAGCCCCACCGCTTCGCGGGCGTCAGAGGTGATGAGATCCAGGACGGCCAGGTCGGTGGCCTCGATGGTGTGCAGTCGATAGGAAGCTTCGAGCATCTTCTCCGGGGTCGTCGACGCCGCCTGCGCGGCGCGTTCTACTTCGACCATGCACGCTTGCGTGGAGTCGGCCAGATAGATCGCCGAGAAGAGTCCGGCAGGGTTTCCACCTTCCACCGAATCTGCGCGCCCCTTCCCCCGACAAGGGGTCACGGTGGGCGCCGGTGTAGCGAGCGCACGTGCCCGACCACCGGCTGGTGCCGCGCGCGTCAATGCGCTGCACCAGGTCCTCGTCGAGCGCATCGCTCACACGAAGATCCCTTGGGCCATGGCGTCGATGAGGGCCAAGACGCGCTGGTACTCGCCGTCACGCACCAGGTCGGCGGGCTTGGCGTGGGCCAGTAATCGATTCGGGGAGAACATCCAGACGTTGGCCTGGTCTCGGGGAAGCACTTCGGCCAGCGCGTCGGCGACGTAGGCCAGTTCGATGAGTCGTTGTTTGTTGAGTCGTTGTGGAACGACCTGTCCTGAGGTCCAGCGCGCCACCGAGCGCGCCGACGCGTCGACGATGTCGCCGACCTCTTCGTAGGTCAATCCCAAGCGCTCGATCGCACTCGACACGGTCGAGGCGAGCGCGTTAGCTCCCATATCGTCTGCCTGTCTTCCTTTTGTCTGCGTGTGTGTCATGCATTCTGTCATGAAACAACGCCCGAGGTCGAGAGGACGTTTTCACACGATGGGCATTCAGTTTCGGCTCGGACCCAACGACCACAAGCAGGTCGAAGATTTCCTGTCGCGTGAGCACGCTGGCACCGACGCCATCACACTGGACACCAAAGCTGCACGTCACCAGGCCGCTGCGGCGGCAGCCGCCGTGGAGGCGGGCCTGCGGGTGTACTGGGAGCCCGCCGCTGAGCGGCTTGCCGACGAGGGCTTCGGCCTCGACAAGCTGCCGCTGTGCACCGGCCGTCCCTACGGCATCAATGCTCTTGCCGAGGATCAATCGGCACGCCGCGCTGGTAGACCTGACGGTGGAGAAGCACCCGGAGCTCGTCACCCACGTCACGGCCCCGCACTTCTACGTCACCGACGAACGCACTGCACGACTGAACGTCGATCTCGCCGAACGCACCCGCCTGGCCGTCGGCAAGGACAAGCCCACCCGGGCCGTGATTACCGTTCACGCTGAACGTCAAGTTCGCCAACCTCAACAAGGAGTACGGCCTCACCGTCGAGAACGCGGTGCTGCACTACGCTCCCGAGCCGGTACCGAACGCCAACGCCAGCCTGACACTGCTAAAGCCACGCTGGACGATATTCAGCTGGGCAACATCACCCTTGACGACGCCAAGAAGCAGAACAAACTCACCATCGATGGCCAAGAAGCGTCGTTCAACGATTTCCTTGGCCTACTCGACACCTTCCCGTTCTGGTGCAACATCGTCACCCCATAGCCCGAAGCCGGCGTCGCCGTTCACCGAAGACTGACCTGAGATAAAACCGGCCCTAGCCATCGGCACCGATGGCACCTGTCCCAGATGTCGAGTTCGACACCGTGGGCCCGCACACCACATGGCGGTGAAACGCGCGATCTCCGAGGCGTGCGCCAGCCGGTCCACGATAACCTCGCCGCTCTCCTCAAGACCGGTGAACCTAACAGCCGGCACCTACGTTCACCGCGGCCCGCGTATTCGGCCACCGCACCACGCCGCACGCCCCATCAGACAGCGTCCGCGTCGACACGACCGCGACCCCGCAGCCGCGCTGCGGCGACGCATCGCTCAGTGCGCCCAGCAGGCCGGCGGGAGTGCGGGATCGCGGCCCCGCGGCAGCGTCCCCGCGACGGCATCAACTTGCGCGCTGCCCTGCGCCGTCGCAACGCCGCGCCGAGCGCCCTTCTGTCGTCGGGTTCAGGACGTAGCGCACCCTTGAGACTTCCGTCGCCGCGCCACCGCCGAACCGTCACGCTGGCGCCGCTCCGGCCGGCGGTTCGCCCGCGTCCGGGCCGACCTCCCCGTCCGCCGCCGCCTCCCCCGTTCCGGACACATTCCGACCTAGTGCCTGCGAACCGTTCCGCGATACCGGATTTGCCGCTTTCGGCGCATGCCGTGCCATCACGCGCACGATTGCGATCCCGAGGTCGTGTTTGGTGGCGATCGTCGTCAGCGTCTCACCCCGCTCACGCATCCGTTCGACGGCCGCGCCCGCCGCTTCGCGATCGTCGCCTACCCGTTTAGCTTCTTCGCGCGCCAACTGCGCGTCGGCCTGCGCGCGCAGCTCCGCGCGCCGCTGCTTCTTCCACTCGCCAATCGCGTCGAGTTTGTCGATCGCGTGAAGCAGGATCGTCGCGTCCTTGAGGTTCGCCTTCTCCCGCGCCGCAAGCTCCTCGTTGGCGCGCCGAGCCGCTTCCACAGCCCGGCGCCGGGCCTCCGCCTTGGATGTTCTCGCTGCCGTCATGGTTGAGGACCTTAGAAGTGTTCGGGCCGAGCAGGCCACCACCACAGCCACATTCGTCGCCCACGACTTTTTTCGTCCGCCCTCCTGACCGCTTCACCGTCGCCACCCTCAACCCACCGTCACCCACCCCACTCGCCAACCACCGCACCCACCGCCAGCCGCCCTCCTCACACCCCGTTTACAGCCCGCCGACAGACCACACACCTCTTGCACTTCGGAGCCCAAACAGCCGATTATCGACGGACGAAAATCAAAACGCCCGCCAACGAAGTTGCACGGGTCGACTGTTGGTTCGCGAGGATGGCGAGGCTGGCGAACCTCGCACATCTTGCATGCCGCAAACAATCGCGAGGTCCTCAACGTCCGCTCTGCTGCGTGCAGATCTCCACGCGAGAAACTGGCCGAGGCGGCCGATAGGGCTCGATAAGAGGGCTGAAACATTGACGGACGCGAGCACGCTGTACGAGCCCTACGCCAGGGTGGACTACCTAGGCTAAAGCGGGACTTACGAAGTTGCGCTTTGCTGCAACCAACACGTCTCCGTCGGACCCGCGTGAAACGATGTAGCCATGACCACGGTCAAGGTCCAAGCAGGTCAGTCCATTCTGGAGGGGTACGTCAAAAAGCCCTCCACTGGCCTGACCGAACTCATCTGGAACGCCTTCGACGAAGACGCGCACCACATCGCCGTGACCTGCGAGTACAACGACCTCGGCGGGATCGAACAGATCGCCGTGACCGACGACGGCAACGGCATGAATCGCGAGAAGGCGGAGCATGCATTTTCCCGTGTTGGCGATAGCTGGAAGCTGATGCCAGGCACTCGAAGCGAGAGTGGCCAGCGCGTAGTGCACGGACGGCACGGACGGGGCCGTTACGCCGCGTTCGCGCTGGGCAGTCTGGTGCGCTGGGTCTCCACGTCGGAGCGCGTGGAGGGCGGGCTCGGCGTTGTGCAAGTGACCGGTCATAGGTCGTCGCTCGACACCTTCGACATCGAAGCCTCCGACGTCGGTTCGGACGTTGCCGAGTCCGGGACAGTCGTCTCAGTACACCAATTGGCGCCAGGTGCGTTGTCGAGCTTCGACGCACCCGACGACCTACGGCAGGCTGTTCTCACCGAGTTTGCACTGCATCTTGAGCGCTACAAGGATTTCCAAATTCGTTTCCTCGGCGAGCGTATCGATCCGGCGTCGGTCGAGATACACCGTGAGGAGATCCCGCTGAGCGACCCGCAACGCTGGGACGGCCAAGCCAACCTCACGGTCATTGAGTGGGATTTGCAGAACGTGCGGCGGTCCATCTTCCTCTGCGATGCGGATGCCCGCGTCCTCGACGAGGTAGAGGCCAGGGTCCAAGCTCCCGGCTCGGAATTCACCGCCTACCTGACTTGGGAGGGCTTCGTCAGCGACGATCCGGTCGCTTTGGAAGACGACACGGACACGCCTCGCGGGCAGTTGATCCACGCTGCCCGCGATGCGCTACGTGACCATCTCGCGGAAAGACAACGACTCCGCGAAGCCGCCACTGTCCAACGCTGGCGCGACGAAGGGGTGTGGCCCTACAAGGACCAGCCCAAAACACCCGTCGACCAGGCGACGCGAGACACGTTCAAGGTCGTCGCCCTTGCCGCTTCCCGGACCATTGACGAGAGCAAGAGCGGCGGCCCAAAAGCGATGGCGCTGCGACTTCTCAAAGAAACGTTCGAGACCGACCCCGAGGCGCTCTTGCCGATCCTGTCCGATCTGGCCCGGCTGCCAAAGTCTCGGGTGGATGAGCTCGCGCAGCTGTTGAGGCACACATCGCTGACGCAGCTGATTCAAACCGGCCGCGCCATCGGTACCCGCATGGAGTTTCTCAGCGGGTTGGGCACGATCCTGTTCGACCGGCAGATCAAGCGACGGCTGCTGGAACGCCGGCAGTTGCACCGCATCCTTGCGCACGAAACCTGGATCTTCGGCGAGGAGTGGAGCCTGACCGGTGACGACGAACGCTTGAGCAAGGTACTCAAGAAGTTCCTTGAGAAGCTGGGAACGCACGTCGAGCTAGCTGACCTTAAGGAGGTGCGGTTGGAGGACGGCTCAGATGCGATACCGGACCTGGTACTCGGCCGTCGGCTGCAGACGAATGCCGACTCGTTTGAACATCTCGTGGTTGAGCTTAAACGACCCAAGCACAAGCTGGATGACGACGACGTGAGCCAACTGCGGTCCTACGCCAGCGCAATCGTCAACGACGAGGCGTTTGCTCAACCGAATGTCAAGTGGGACTTCTGGCTGGTCGGCAACGAGACCACCCGGACCGTTGACGAGCAACGGCGGCAACCGCATCTGCCGTTCGGTGTCGTACAGGAGAGCCCGTATCGGATCGTCGTGAAGCAGTGGAGCGAGCTGATCTCGGACGCCGAGCACCGACTCAAATTCGTCCAGAACTCGCTGGAGTACGAAACCTCTCACGACTCGGGATTGGCTTACCTCCGAGAAAAATACTCGCAGTTCTTACCCGCCGAGGTCACCGACTCAGTCAGCCAAGAGGTTCAATCGGCTTAGAGTGCTGGCGTTGGCAGGCATTGTCACCTATTGTCTAGTCCCCTTGACTAGAAATAGTCCAGGCAACTAGACTAGAATTATGGTCAAAGAAGAGCCGACCCGAAAGGTCCACAGACGCTTGAGGGATGCCGGCTTCGCTCCAGCGGGCGGGAAGGGAGACCACACCAAGTGGCTGCACCCCAGCGGGTTCCACGTGTCCATTCCCGATGCTGACAAATCTATTTCGCCTGGAGTTGTGCGGCAAATAAACAAAGCAATCGAAAAAGCGGCGCAGTCCAGCAGGGCGAAGCCAGACACTGATCCCGCCGATGCGCAGAAGGGGGAATGATGACGCACCAGTACAAGATCGAAATTGCTCGTGAAGGCAAGTGGTGGATGGTCTACATCCCTGATATCGACGGGGTGACCCAAGCCCGAAGGCTGTCTGAAGCGACGACTCGCGCACGCGAGTACATCGCGCTAGATCAGAACGTCCCTTACGACGACATTTCGATCGAGACAGCCAGCGTCCGCATGCAAGACCCAGTATTTAGGGAGCTACTCGAGAGTGCCCGCGGAATCAGGAACATGCGTGCACACGCCCAAACGCTCGAGAACGAAGCAATGCGGAACGCTCAAGAGTTCGCACTCTGGCTCACTAGATACGGAATCCCGGTCCGAGACGTTGCCGAACTGCTCGACATTTCACCCCAGCGAGTCAGCCAACTGGCCAATGAACAAGGGGACGAGCGAGGTCCGGGGCTCGAAGGGCTGGACCCCGATGATGTGTCTGATCTTCTGGCGAAACTCGAGTCGAGCGTCGCTCGGCGTCGCGGAGTATCGCCTTCCCCTGTGACGGCGGTCAAGGCTGCAAGTCCAGTCATCGGAACCAGGCTCGCTCAGCCCGCTAAAGTGCCGATCAAGAAAGTTCCGACCAAAGCGGTGGCTCGCGCGAAGACAGGTGCGACAGCACGAAGGACGACCGGGCAAAGGCGTAGTCGAGGCTAAACGACAAAGCCCCCTTGCCATCTGCGTAAGCCTCAGGCGGATCTCGCGCTACATGTGTCTCCACAACCGGCGGCCCATTCGCGTATCGGAACGCCACGACCAGATCACCGGTGCTGACCGTTCGATTCCAGCCCAGCGCCCCGGGGAGAACGCCATGCCCAGAACCAAGCGCGCAGCCCCTTCTATGCAGCCATCCGGTCGAATGCGTCGTCGCACTCGACATAAAGCTACCGACCACGTCTCGGCCGGAAACCTGGTATGCGACTCAACGTCACCACCACGGTCGTGGGCGGCCCCGAAGAGCACGAACGCGAGAAGCCCTCAAGCACCGCGCACGCCGGCACCTTCAAAATGTACGCGTCGCGCTCCATCGCCGCCGCCAGCAGTCGCAGTCGCAGATCGGCGACCCAATGCCTGACGACAGCCCGGTCGTGAAGCTCTACGCCGCCGGTCTTGCCGAGGCTTCGTCCATCCAACGGCACCCCGTAACACGATCTCCAACCGCCGCGACCGCTGGATCCGGAGATGGCCGCCGAAGCAAGAAATAAGGATGCCGCGTATGAGGTGCGTAGGCGAAGGACCCACCAGAGATACCGCAGTGGATACCGCAGCGCTTTCAGCTAGCTCCACGGCGCGACAACACAACCAACTTCATAGTCGCAGCTATAGCGGATTGTTCCGTTGACTGTCGAAGCCACCCAACGCTCCAAA is a window from the Mycolicibacterium poriferae genome containing:
- a CDS encoding alkyl sulfatase C-terminal domain-containing protein, with product MEKHPELVTHVTAPHFYVTDERTARLNVDLAERTRLAVGKDKPTRAVITVHAERQVRQPQQGVRPHRRERGAALRSRAGTERQRQPDTAKATLDDIQLGNITLDDAKKQNKLTIDGQEASFNDFLGLLDTFPFWCNIVTP
- a CDS encoding antitoxin Xre/MbcA/ParS toxin-binding domain-containing protein, which codes for MGANALASTVSSAIERLGLTYEEVGDIVDASARSVARWTSGQVVPQRLNKQRLIELAYVADALAEVLPRDQANVWMFSPNRLLAHAKPADLVRDGEYQRVLALIDAMAQGIFV
- a CDS encoding ATP-binding protein — translated: MTTVKVQAGQSILEGYVKKPSTGLTELIWNAFDEDAHHIAVTCEYNDLGGIEQIAVTDDGNGMNREKAEHAFSRVGDSWKLMPGTRSESGQRVVHGRHGRGRYAAFALGSLVRWVSTSERVEGGLGVVQVTGHRSSLDTFDIEASDVGSDVAESGTVVSVHQLAPGALSSFDAPDDLRQAVLTEFALHLERYKDFQIRFLGERIDPASVEIHREEIPLSDPQRWDGQANLTVIEWDLQNVRRSIFLCDADARVLDEVEARVQAPGSEFTAYLTWEGFVSDDPVALEDDTDTPRGQLIHAARDALRDHLAERQRLREAATVQRWRDEGVWPYKDQPKTPVDQATRDTFKVVALAASRTIDESKSGGPKAMALRLLKETFETDPEALLPILSDLARLPKSRVDELAQLLRHTSLTQLIQTGRAIGTRMEFLSGLGTILFDRQIKRRLLERRQLHRILAHETWIFGEEWSLTGDDERLSKVLKKFLEKLGTHVELADLKEVRLEDGSDAIPDLVLGRRLQTNADSFEHLVVELKRPKHKLDDDDVSQLRSYASAIVNDEAFAQPNVKWDFWLVGNETTRTVDEQRRQPHLPFGVVQESPYRIVVKQWSELISDAEHRLKFVQNSLEYETSHDSGLAYLREKYSQFLPAEVTDSVSQEVQSA
- a CDS encoding type II toxin-antitoxin system HicA family toxin; the encoded protein is MVKEEPTRKVHRRLRDAGFAPAGGKGDHTKWLHPSGFHVSIPDADKSISPGVVRQINKAIEKAAQSSRAKPDTDPADAQKGE